aaaaaattcagCTATTATTAGTTAATAAAAATCTGAGCCTAGCTAAGTGgataaaaatgtgaagaaaacaaacacaaacacttGATTCCATGAAATTTTTCGAGAGACTGAAGAAAGGTTTTCAAAAAGACTGGAGAGAATTATATTTTTACTGTAGCCCTTAACCTCTGATAactgaagaaaatacaaatagtgATTTGAGATTCATGTTGAATTTTCCCCGGATTGTCAACACTGATAATTATCTTTAACTTTGTCTTCTGCTGATAAAGTCCTAGAACTTTCCTATGATTTACCTTAAATTACTACAAAAGATGTGGATTATAGAACTCATATTGTTACAGCACCAAATTGCATTATGTGGAGACAGTCTTAAAACGGTATTTAATTGTGATTAGGCTTGGAGACAGCAacattgaaatttttcttttccttaggaaAATAATGTCTGTCTCCCTTAGAGTCTCTAATAGCTCCAAATTCCAGGTCTCTGAGTTCATCCTGATGGGATTCCCAGGCATTCACAGGTGGCAATACTGGCTCTCCTTACCCTTTGCTCTCCTCTACCTATTAGCAATTGGTGCTAATATCCTCATCCTCATCACCATCTGCCAGGATTCTACTCTGCAGAAACCCATGTACCATTTCTTAGGCATACTCTCTGTGGTGGACATGGGCCTGGCCACCACCATCATGCCCAAGATCCTGGCCATCTTCTGGTTTGATGCCAAAGTCATCACTCTCCCTGAGTGTTTTGCTCAGATTTATGCAATTCACTGCTTTGTTGGCATGGAGTCTGGTGTCTTTCTCTGCATGGCTTTTGATAGATACATAGCTATTTGTCACCCTCTTCGATACCCGTCAGTAGTCACCAGTGCCTTAATCTTAAAAGCTACCCTATTCATGGTGCTTAGAAATGGCTTGTTTGTCATTCCAGTGCCTGTCCTTGCAGCTCAGCGTAATTATTGCTACAAGAATGAGATTGAGCATTGTCTATGCTCTAACCTCGGGGTCACAAGCCTGGCTTGTGATGACAGGAGGCCAAATAGCATTTGTCAATTAGTTCTGGCTTGGGTTGGTATGGGAAGTGATCTAGGTCTTATAATTTTGTCATATACTTTGATTTTGCGCTCTGTACTTAGACTGAACTCGGCTGAAGCTGCATCCAAGGCTCTGAGCACTTGTAGCTCTCACCTCATCCTCATCCTCTTTTTCTATACTGTGGTCGTAGTGATTTCAGTAACTCATCTGATAGAGACTCAGACTACTCTGATTCCTGTTCTACTCAATGTGCTGCACAACATCATCCCTCCTGCCCTAAACCCTATGGTTTATGCACTTAGGACAAAAGAGCTTAGGGCAGGTTTTCAGAAGGTGCTTTGTTTGGGCCTAAAAATCAAATAAGACATGGAAACATTTTCCATGTTATACTTGGGATTCAGTTTCTTCTAAAGTGGGTAGAACTTAAAGGAAAATGGAAGGGTAAGGAAAGCCTTTGAGAAcccttttcacattttaaaaataaatgattatgaacgtatctgaggaaaaaaaaacacctcactATGTGTGAAATGGGAGAACTTTCTACCAAACCAGTCACATGGAACAAAATCCAGAAATTGATAATTGATTTCCAcctattagaaataaaaacaaacacatgcagacacaccaacacacacaccaaccaaagaactaaatgatTGAGACACAAATTACAGGTCATGCTTGCTCAGTGATAGCTGCAAATTGTGCTGAGAAGGCAGTCAGCCTGAAGAAGTGTCACTCCAGTAATGTGGAATACAGAGGTAGGAATGGAAAACACTTCAGATGAGCAGAGTGAAAACATATTATAATGGGAATCTAGGTAGAATATGGGAAGATGATCCAATATGGACAGAAGGAAcccaaaagacataaataactaCAAGAATCTGCATCTTGCTTCATTTGCCTCTTCATATCCTTGCTCTGCCCTTTCTGCACTGATCTGTTCCCCAGGAGATGCTCATGTACTGCATAACCCATACTCCTGTATCTTCTGGAATTTGGTTGAATTGCACCAATGTGAGGCACTGGAGGAGATGAGAGTACAAGAGGAGAGTGATTTCAGGCTTGCTTTGACCTCAGGATTCCTACCGGATGTTTCTCACATAGCATTTGCCAAGCAGCTCTTAGAGCTATCCAgtaacagttttctttctttccccttcatGACAAGAGGTTTATTGATAAAAATCTTTCTAATATTAGTCTCTGGCTGTGCCaacatccttttatttttcttcaacatCCATTTTTGTCTCCTTACCCCCACTTACAATCAGTTAATATCAACTTCATTATTCTCTTTAGAATGACATTGTGTGaggtttttttctcttgctggtcCTCTCACTGATTCACCAGGTTTATCTACACCATCACCACCTCTCCTGTAACTCCAGTCCTACTGCAGCCACCCCAGGATGTAGGCAGCTTGAGATGGTGAAAGGAAATCTTTAGATGAACAGAAATAAAGATACCTCTAAGGCAGGAGGCAGATGCAGAATTTTTTTCCCAGTATAAAAGTTAAccctttcattttttctctttttgatgatcttaaaatcagtgaaaaacagaaataaagtttAGTCTATTATTGTCATGTATTTCATTCTGATTTGGGTTTATTTCCACTTGGCACATGCTTAGAATATGCCATTAGCTAGATAGACTATTTTATGAGTATATTTTGCACAATGAATTTGGGGTGCAGGTGCTAGTTACTAAGTAACACATTTTGTACTGCTACTCACATTCCAGTTTGATATTCAAGGTAAGTTTTGAAAGTTTTCTCATGTGTAATGAAAATAATGAGACAGATCTTCCTTATTAGTCTGACTTTCTTAACAAAATTGCATtgcttatttacatttaaaaacttataaagaaaaaaagagtcatcttttgtaaatatataaaagtttaaaaatgttttaggaaatagaagaaataaataattcaagaaggtatattgtgtatattttcaataaagacataaaatggTGTTTCTATTAAAGAAGAATGAGCATGCTAAAAAGGAAGTTCAttgaaacaaaatggaaataacatgCTACTCCTGAAGAAATAATACATACACATTATGGTCCTGTGGTATTGAAAATGTCAGCAATTTATGCAAGAGCCACTTAATATTGCagtgcagaaaagaaataaagagaaaaaaattacgaGAATTGGTAAGGGATATAGACTATGGatttccaaaataaactaataaatactATCACAGAAAAGAAACTCAAACAAGTGGAACagaaattatcatttaaaatataaattgaagaGCACTTTTTCTATGCAAATACGCACTCTAGAGTCTGGAAACCTAGAGGCATCTTCTGGTTTTAAGATAATCCCGCTTAAGTCAATGTTAACTAATCGTGTGTAATTTAATACAAATATAGAGAGGAATTTCATAGAAGCTAGGGTGGAAGTGAAACTGGATTTCCTGAGATCAGAAACTTGAAGAAACCAAATTTTTCTTGTTCCTCTGAGCTAAttttttctgttcctgtttcTTATCACCTctaggtgtgtgcatgtgtgaatggGCATCTCTCTCTTCAGAAGGCCATTTTTCTCTACTTCTCTGTGCATACATCGGGGCATATCCAGGTTTCTGGGCCTGaagcagaaaaataattcaaaattaatgaaaaaaatatttatttggtatattaagaaaaaagaactaaTAAACTTAAAAGCAGACAAAATCCACAAACATTTCAACTCCTGGAAAAATAGGATACAATTTTAATTAATGTACTGCCTGGTATATAActgtaataaaatttaaagtaagtTTAATTCTGATATAATTTCAAGCTTATAGAAATGTTGTAAGACTAGCAAAACCAGTGCTACTTACCCTTTATACTGATTAACcaggttttgtttttatatttagccccatttactttataattttccttcttcccttatGTTTGTATATAGGTACATGTATATACTATTTTTTACGAAATATATGAGAGTAAGTTGGACACTCTGTGCCTGTTTACTTTTAAATCCTTcatgtatattttctaagaataatGTCAGTGATTTGCATAATCACAAAACAATTATCAGTGTCAGAGAAATGATGTTAATACAAACCTAATCCACAGTCCATACTCAAATTTTGTCAAACGTCTCTATAATGTCATTTGTGGCAATTATTTACAGGTTTGGGATCTAATCCATGTTCACACATTGTGTATGGTTGCTATGTCTGTTTATTCTACTCTAATATGTCAcattttctcatatttctttgactttgatttctttttagagTACATGCCAGTTATTTTTTAAGGTGCCCTCAATCTGggcttgtctgatgttttctcatgagcAGTGTGGTGGCCATTCACATTTTATTCTCACATGTCCCTTTAAGACAACCCAATGCAGGTAGCAGAGCTGAGTAACAGGCGCTGGCTGCTCCACCTTTGCATGTGCCATGGCACTCACACCAAGGTCCCAATttcctcagctgctctgagccaATGACTGGACACAGCAAGGGAACTAGTGCTTGCCCATTCTTGCCAGAAATGGGACACTTTAAATGGGCAACCTGTGCTTGGGTTCTCCCCATTGGCCTGTCTGACAAGTTAAAGCTGCTCTGAGGGCTGATGCTTTTAGTAAGCAACCTTTCCTTCCCTCTACCACTTCACAAGTGACAGAGATGCATCATCATCTAGAGGCTCACTCAACGTCTCCTCATTCCTTACCCTTAATACTTCGCAAGTATTTCCCCAATAAATCTATCTAATGTCTAATCCCATCCTGGTGGCTGCTTCTTGGAGGACTAGAACCATTACTGATGGTAAAGGGAGTCAACTGGGGGAACAATGACTAGAAGAACAATTGACTTGCCTCATTATTACTATATTTTGTATCAATACCATGCGCAGGGTTAAATAGAAACTGATGGATGCTAACAAATACTGAAAACTTAGTGTCATAACTTGCAAAGAGACCCTTATATCCTGCAGTAAAATAGAAGACACAGCTAAGGAGAAAATGCTGGGCTTGATAATTGAGTCACAAGGCAATAGTCATTCAGTATTCAGCATGTCAGTCTGTTGTATTTAGGTCTAGGTCCTGATTGGGAAAGCCTGGAACCCTGAAACATGCCATGTGGATATCTCGATGAATGCCCCTGATGGTTTGGCTCTGCATATCCCTGAAACCCTTGTAGTTTGCAAAGTGGTACACACCTTCATTATAAGAATTAAAGCCACATTTTTGCCTGAAGACTCTGAAGTGGTCTCTCCCATACAaggtatttcagtttgctaaaacagccaaaatgcaatataccagaaaatggtttggcttttaacaatggggatttattcagttacaagctacaattctaagtccatgaaaatgtccaaattacaGCACCAAAATTGGATACCTTCTCTGatgaaaggctgctggcatctgaggtTCGTCTTTCACATGGGTAGGtaacatggtgacatctgctggtccttctctcctgggttctggtttcaatggctttgtctctcagctcctgtgtgtctccTTGCTTCTCTGGACATTTCTCTCTCTACCTtgttccaaatgtctctgccttctatcatcttataaaggactccagtaaaggattaagacccaccttgaatgggtgggtcacatctccattgaaacaacctaatcaaaagttcccacccgcAATAGGTCTGCAGCCACAAGGATGGAATAAAAgtacatggtcttttctggggtacatagcagctccAATCTAGCACACAAGGTTATGGTTTTCACTCTCAGGAgcttcccctctctcctctccaggtTACTGTGCCAGTAAGTAGGGTTAAGTCCCTTAACCAGTGAGGTTACACCTGGAATGAGCTGCAAGAAATAAACAGCATGCATTGGGAGGAGCCAGGGGATTGTAATTTCAAGGTGATTAATCAAGGGGaacagaaaatgtgaaaagataaGGAAGAATTTATTGACCTTGTCACTATATTAACACCCTGTAGAACTCCAAGAGATGGGTCAAACTCACTACTAGAGTGGTTCTTTGAAGCCCGAAGAAATTGATTTTAGGAGGGAATGCCTGAATTTGCCTGGCAGCTGATAGGGAAAGTAATGAAAACACGGAAGGAAATGGGCAtgtagaaatatatatgtatataagggTAGAAAAGTCATTAAATTGTTTGGAAGGGCCAGGAGGACACAACACTCACTAAGGAATTCACTTGTGAAGGGTGAAAGGGGCACCAGCATCACTGAAATGTTCAGATGTGTTTCTCCACAAATAGGACAGTAGGAGAGGCAGTCTGAGGACAGGGCTGATGGGTATCTGTAGAGATGACAGAGACTTGAAATAATATAGGACAGGTATATTAATATAGGCAAAGTaattgccagaagccaggaggacTGCTATTACTTTAATAACCAGCAAGATCAGAGGGGCAGCCAAGAGGACTTCATTTGTAGAGAGACATGGATGTAGTTAACAGAACATGGCACCATTGCTGGAAGAATACGCAACAAGTTTTCTGTTTAACATATACAACTGGAAGAAAGCAAGAATAAAGCTGTAGGTAGTGAACACAATAAAATGCCATGATTCTCTTCCCAGACTTGGCCCAATTTTCTTATTCAGAACCCTTTAACTGAGGGGGTGTCCAGGTCCCCAGGGGAAAAGACCCCCCCTGAAAATATACACTGTAACAAGTATTCTCTGTAATGATTCTTTCAGTCCTTTCACAAATAGACTCATAGCCATTTACTTGTGTGACTTTACCTGAGTTAATGGGAATATTCAGCCATTTGGGGAATACCAGGATACAGCATCTGAGTTGACATTGATACCTGGAGATACAAAATATCATCATGGCCCCCTTATAAGAATAGTGCTTAAGGGGAACAGTTAACAAACTCCTGGCTAAATCTGGCTTTCACTGTGTCCACTAAGTCATAGGTGCATCTATTGTTCATTTCCCCTGTCACTGAGTATATAATTGGAAGTAATAACCACATTACATCCTGGGCCTCTGTAGTAAGAGCTATCATAGTGGAGAAGTCTATGTAGAAGCCAATAAAACTGACTCCACTCCTTTTCCAACTTAGTAAATCAAAAGAAATACCATTTCTTGGAGTGGGTGGAAGAAATTAGTGCCACCATTAACCATCTCAAGTATGCAGTGATGGTGGTCCCTGTCATATCATGGTTTAATTCTCCCATTTGACCCCTGAAGAAACAAGGTGGAACCTGGAGATTTACCGTACATTGTTGGAGGCTCAACGAAGCATAGCCAGAATTGCAACTGCTGTGCCTGGGATTATATGTATGCTAGAGGAGATTAAAAGGCCCGAGACACATGATATGTAGCCATTGAtttcaccaattctttcttttgtattctaATCAAAAAGAGGACAGGTTCAAATGGAACAAACCAAAGTGTTAATTTAATGTTTCCTCCAGTGCTAGAGTGGTTGAAAGTGCAGTTAACTTTACTCATTTCTATCCAATTTTGCGTGTAATTTTTCTATAGTTACTGAGAGAGGGAGGTAGTAAAATCTGCACATCTATTTTTGGTGTTCTCTATTTTTCCTTgcagttttatcagtttttgttgcatgtattttgaagttcttttattaagagcataaacatttatgatttttatgtcctGTTTTAGCCTGCTAATATTATGCAATTGATCTTTTTTATCCTTAGTAGTACTCTCTGctctgaaatatattttgttgATGTTAAAATAGCCACTTCAGCtaccttttttaaatgcaattttattgagatatattcacacttcTTACAAACCATCCGAAGGATATAATGAGTGGCGCACACTGTCAGCTTTGTTTCGACAGGTGTTAGCATGGTATAATTTTTccaatccttttacttttaacctatatTTCAAGTACATTTATTGTAGTTATCATTATattgggtcttgctttttcatCTAATCTGACAATGAATGATTTCAATTAGAATAATTCAATGATTTACATAAATGTGATTATTTAATATGGTTAGACTTATCTATTATTTTGCTGTTtgctttctatttgtcccatctgttctgttttaccttttccctttttttttttttttttttttttgccttcttttggattcaGTATTTTTTATGATTGCACTTTATCTTCTTTGTTGGCTTTATTagctataaattatttttttattttttattttttttgccattttagtAGTTGCCGTATGGCTACATGTACCTTCAAATGATATTATATACCTCACTTTTAGAATAAGCACCCTATAGCTGCATACTGCTTTTTTGCCATTCTGGCTTTTATGCCACTATTGACATGTAGTTGCTTATACCTATGTTATCAATTCCACAGTtgattgttgttatttttgcttaTAGAGTTGTCTTAGCTTaccaggctgctaagacaaataccacacaatgggttgtcttaacaaCAAGAACTTATTGTCTTATAATTTTAGACTAGAaaacttgcttcctcccagggttgttgGTATCCTGGTTGGCCAGCAGTCTTGAGTTCCTTGTCTCTCCCTCCACATGGCAAcgccctttcctttctcttctgggttttgttgacttcAGGATTTTGGCTTCTCCCATGGCTTCCTTTCTACAGGATTCTaagaataggattaagacacatcctgattcagttggtcgcatcttaactaaaaatgacaacTTCCAAAAGTCCTGTTTAAattaggttcacacccacagttaTTGGCTTAAGATTCAGAACATTTTTTCCTAGGGTACATAAATCAATCTGCCCCAAGGGCAATTATCTTttgaaaagatttaaataatGTGAAAACAACCTTATATATTTTCCATGTAGGTAACACTTCCAGCACTTTTCCTTCCTTTGCCTAGATCCAGATTTTCCTCTGATactattttccttcttcctgaaggaCATCCTTCAACATTTCCTTTAGTGCGGATCTGCCCATAACatattttttcaactttagtACAGGAAGATGCCTTTATTTTACATGTGTTTTTGAGAGATATTGTCTTTGATTATATATTTCTAGGTTGGAATTCTTTTTCTTATACTACTTAAAATTGTTTCTCTACTCTCTTCTTTTGTACAttatttctgataagaaatctgtTATGATCATTATCTTTCTTCTGTTATATGCAACATGTCTTTCTTTATCTTCTGCCTGCTTTTActatgttttctttattgttgGCTTTGACACATTAGGTTAGGATGTGTCAtggtgtagttttctttatttctcttgttctttatcatttttttgtttttatctttgtgTATCTGCtatcaattttggaaaaatttttcaccattatttcttcaattttcttttctgtacccAATCCACCTCCTTTCCTTCAGGGACTACAATTACACACATAATTAGCTTCCTGAGATTTTCTCACAGCTCAGTGCTGTTCTTTACTCTTTTggattcttttttcctctgtgtgTTTTAATTTGAATAGTTTGTAATGCAATATCTTTAAGTTCATGTATATGTTCATAAAATATGCCTAATCTGTACTGATGCTATTGAGAGTAATtttaatctcagacattgtacTATTTTATTTGGATGTCTTCATTTGGATGTCTTCTATGTATCTAATAACAGTAGCATATAGTATTCACCTGGTGATTATGAAAGAAGTTCTTCCTGGACAATAAATTAAGAAACACAGCACCAGACccgactttatttt
This genomic stretch from Choloepus didactylus isolate mChoDid1 chromosome 6, mChoDid1.pri, whole genome shotgun sequence harbors:
- the LOC119536204 gene encoding olfactory receptor 56B1-like, producing the protein MSVSLRVSNSSKFQVSEFILMGFPGIHRWQYWLSLPFALLYLLAIGANILILITICQDSTLQKPMYHFLGILSVVDMGLATTIMPKILAIFWFDAKVITLPECFAQIYAIHCFVGMESGVFLCMAFDRYIAICHPLRYPSVVTSALILKATLFMVLRNGLFVIPVPVLAAQRNYCYKNEIEHCLCSNLGVTSLACDDRRPNSICQLVLAWVGMGSDLGLIILSYTLILRSVLRLNSAEAASKALSTCSSHLILILFFYTVVVVISVTHLIETQTTLIPVLLNVLHNIIPPALNPMVYALRTKELRAGFQKVLCLGLKIK